The Coregonus clupeaformis isolate EN_2021a chromosome 8, ASM2061545v1, whole genome shotgun sequence genome has a segment encoding these proteins:
- the LOC121571977 gene encoding SH2 domain-containing protein 2A, whose protein sequence is MDFDYQRLKDVESLRREERISCLPIQPQKPVPHQHSAQDLPTRQTPPIKPRRSLKVPKTPREEVALPAKQTHGQENETVVKRMSPALTLGGPGPLEPFSPSLRAHTLLWFERTQLPRLRRPGRPLPSWLHGFATRREAEELLKDKQQGCFLLRLSESKIGFVLSYRGKDRCRHFIIEEEEGGRGACYLIAGEESRHCSLQELVSYYTQNPVGPFNEILNTPCDESSETCEGTVKLGLQDKGGETTKVTEKEATVLSSTAPSAPDTVQVQEILASSAPTNDGTPEYAVVRKVLKKSCSLPESQLVKLMEVTNLIPPPQDVTKPGVSCAGGCGRGDDATDALYARVNKPPSMLSQADITPKVNVDNPPGQKGAAASSVPLTSSGSAGDTGYWKLEPLHTYEETPHLVQHEEEEAKEHLDFYAMGCWRDAERSADPQHHLYSEVNLRRTREAPSHVPLPARTAPNRPLHPPRSDGNVQRCGDPILSSSSSRPGIFLPPRSKQPLTDDQGNSIYEQIPERPTSAKPNY, encoded by the exons ATGGACTTCGACTACCAGCGCTTAAAAG ATGTTGAAAGCCTCAGGCGAGAGGAGCGAATCAGCTGCCTGCCTATCCAACCCCAAAAGCCTGTACCACACCAGCATTCTGCTCAAGACCTGCCCACCCGCCAGACTCCGCCAATCAAACCCAGGCGGAGCTTAAAGGTCCCGAAAACCCCTCGGGAGGAGGTGGCGCTGCCAGCCAAACAAACCCATGGCCAGGAGAATGAG acaGTAGTGAAGAGGATGTCTCCTGCTCTGACTCTGGGTGGTCCCGGGCCCCTGGAGCCCTTCTCTCCGTCCCTTCGGGCCCACACCCTGCTGTGGTTCGAGAGGACACAGCTCCCCCGCCTGCGTCGGCCTGGCCGCCCCCTGCCCAGCTGGCTACATGGCTTCGCCACGCGCAG GGAGGCAGAGGAGCTTCTGAAGGACAAGCAGCAGGGCTGTTTTCTGCTCAGGCTCAGCGAGTCAAAGATTGGTTTTGTACTCTCGTACAG AGGAAAGGATAGATGCCGCCATTTCATCATAGAGGAAGAAGAGGGTGGCAGAGGGGCATGTTACCTCATCGCTGGGGAGGAAAGTCGCCATTGCAGCCTGCAGGAGCTGGTCAGCTACTACACACAGAATCCCGTGGGGCCCTTCAACGAGATTCTCAACACGCCCTGTGACGAG tccagtGAAACTTGTGAGGGTACAGTTAAACTGGGGTTGCAGGATAAAGGTGGAGAGACAACGAAAGTGACCGAAAAGGAAGCCACTGTACTGTCATCAACTGCACCCTCGGCTCCTGACACTGTCCAAGTTCAAGAGATATTGGCCAGCTCAGCCCCTACCAACGACGGGACACCAGAGTATGCTGTGGTGAGGAAGGTGCTCAAGAAGTCCTGTTCTCTACCAGAAAGCCAGCTTGTGAAACTGATGGAG GTGACAAATCTGATCCCCCCCCCTCAAGATGTGACAAAACCTGGCGTTAGCTGTGCAGGAGGATGTGGGAGGGGTGATGACGCCACCGACGCACTGTACGCCCGGGTCAACAAGCCACCAAGCATGCTTTCCCAAGCAGACATAACTCCCAAAGTCAATGTGGACAACCCTCCAGGCCAGAAGGGGGCGGCAGCGTCCTCCGTCCCGCTCACGAGCAGTGGCTCCGCAGGGGACACGGGCTACTGGAAGCTGGAGCCCCTGCACACCTACGAGGAAACCCCTCATCTGGTCCAACATGAAGAAGAAGAGGCGAAGGAACACCTAGACTTCTATGCCATGGGGTGCTGGCGGGATGCCGAGAGGAGCGCAG ATCCCCAGCATCACCTCTACTCAGAGGTGAACCTAAGAAGAACAAGAGAGGCCCCCAGTCACGTTCCCCTTCCAGCCAGGACAGCCCCCAACCGGCCTTTACACCCCCCTCGATCAGACGGAAATGTGCAG AGATGTGGAGATCCTATCTTGTCTTCTTCCTCATCCCGACCTGGGATC